In one Streptomyces sp. T12 genomic region, the following are encoded:
- the rsgA gene encoding ribosome small subunit-dependent GTPase A encodes MTSSSAASSVFSALAPYGWDEAWADEFAPYEPDGLLPGRVIRVDRGQCDVVTADGVVRADTAFVTPHDPMRVVCTGDWVAVEPAGHPQYVRAYLPRRTAFVRSTSSERSEGQILAANIDHAIIAVSLAVELDLGRIERFLALGWESGAQPVVVLTKADLVPDPVTLSHLVQDVETAAPSVPVLTVSAALGEGLDVLAAVVGGGTSVLLGQSGAGKSTLANALLGEDVMEVQAARDVDGKGRHTTTTRNLLALPGGGVLIDTPGLRGVGLWDAGTGVGQVFSEIEALAERCRFHDCAHESEPGCAVLDAIDTGELPQRRLESYRKLLRENQRIVAKTDARLRAEIRKDWKRKGAEGRAAMEAKRGRRG; translated from the coding sequence TTGACTTCCAGCTCCGCTGCTTCATCCGTTTTCTCCGCTCTCGCTCCCTACGGCTGGGACGAGGCATGGGCGGACGAGTTCGCCCCCTACGAGCCCGACGGGCTCCTTCCCGGACGTGTGATCCGGGTCGACCGCGGGCAGTGCGACGTCGTCACCGCCGACGGGGTCGTACGGGCCGACACGGCGTTCGTCACCCCGCACGATCCGATGCGGGTCGTGTGCACGGGCGACTGGGTCGCCGTCGAACCGGCCGGACACCCGCAGTACGTACGCGCGTATCTGCCGCGCCGTACCGCCTTCGTGCGCTCCACCTCCTCCGAGCGGTCCGAGGGGCAGATCCTCGCCGCCAACATCGACCACGCGATCATCGCCGTCTCGCTGGCCGTCGAGCTCGACCTCGGCCGTATCGAGCGCTTCCTCGCCCTGGGGTGGGAGTCGGGCGCCCAGCCGGTCGTGGTCCTCACCAAGGCCGACCTGGTGCCGGACCCGGTGACGCTCTCCCATCTCGTCCAGGACGTGGAGACGGCGGCGCCGAGTGTGCCGGTGCTGACCGTCAGCGCGGCGCTGGGGGAGGGGCTCGACGTCCTCGCCGCGGTCGTCGGCGGTGGCACGTCCGTGCTGCTCGGGCAGTCCGGCGCGGGCAAGTCGACGCTCGCGAACGCCCTGCTCGGCGAGGACGTGATGGAGGTCCAGGCCGCGCGCGACGTCGACGGCAAGGGCCGCCACACGACCACCACGCGCAACCTCCTCGCCCTGCCGGGCGGCGGTGTACTGATCGACACGCCGGGGCTGCGCGGCGTCGGGCTCTGGGACGCCGGGACCGGGGTCGGGCAGGTCTTCTCCGAGATCGAGGCGCTGGCCGAGCGGTGCCGTTTCCATGACTGCGCGCACGAGAGCGAGCCGGGGTGCGCGGTGCTCGATGCCATCGACACCGGTGAGCTGCCGCAGCGGCGGCTGGAGAGCTATCGGAAGCTGCTGCGGGAGAACCAGCGGATCGTGGCCAAGACCGATGCGCGGCTTCGGGCCGAGATCCGCAAGGACTGGAAGCGCAAGGGGGCCGAGGGGCGGGCGGCCATGGAGGCGAAGCGGGGCCGTCGGGGGTAG
- a CDS encoding methylated-DNA--[protein]-cysteine S-methyltransferase, which yields MTTPTPTHWTELDSPLGPLLLTADPATGALTSLSVPGQKGGRTVQEGWRRDPALFRAAEEQLAAYFAGELKEFRLELSTAGSEFREKVWAALDDVPYGATTTYGEIAARIGASRAAVRAVGGAIGANPLLVVRPCHRVIGADGSLTGYAGGLDRKVRLLTLEGRL from the coding sequence ATGACCACCCCGACCCCGACCCACTGGACCGAGCTCGACAGTCCGCTCGGCCCCCTCCTCCTGACCGCCGACCCCGCCACAGGCGCCCTGACCTCCCTCTCCGTGCCCGGTCAGAAGGGCGGCCGTACCGTCCAGGAGGGGTGGCGGCGCGACCCCGCGCTCTTCCGCGCGGCAGAGGAGCAGCTCGCCGCCTACTTCGCGGGCGAACTCAAGGAGTTCCGGCTGGAGTTGAGCACGGCCGGCAGCGAGTTCCGGGAGAAGGTCTGGGCCGCCCTCGACGATGTTCCCTACGGGGCCACGACGACGTACGGCGAGATCGCCGCCCGGATCGGCGCCTCCCGGGCCGCCGTACGCGCCGTCGGCGGCGCGATCGGCGCCAACCCGTTGCTGGTCGTCCGCCCGTGCCACCGCGTGATCGGGGCCGACGGGTCGCTGACCGGGTACGCGGGCGGCCTCGACCGCAAGGTGCGGCTGCTCACCTTGGAGGGCAGGCTCTAG
- a CDS encoding protein phosphatase 2C domain-containing protein produces MSQQGGRPTGHEDDWWGQLYGDATEDTGPTAAPDSLDDRFASASGTVNQRSGSGAGASGTGVSGAGATVLPPRDGAHDTDAAPGPSTFPAGLPKPPGFTVEAPEEAPEEAPEEAPKERATPASDDEPRTATQVDLPTLPPDPLDYVGNGPPTYAPDPTALPPADPDDLDDLVADTVLDGAHYGACTLRAVSLRGDSARYRGEPRRDSLLTARFGSGDHALVLVAMATGARATPNAHRAAAEACHWIGRAVGRSHPRLAEDIRAARRGDLKSGLHRLTDRSLGKLRASAAEQGIEPEEYAATLRCLLLPADPECRTRVFFGVGGGGLFRLRDGEWQDIEPRVTDAAGEPVVGFGSLPAETPEGDRLTMDLGITTPPSPYDPAPETPREPFRFRASVARPGDTLLMCTGGLADPLRGEPELAAHLTARWSGPEPPGLAAFLADTQVRVKGYADDRTAAGVWEA; encoded by the coding sequence ATGAGCCAGCAGGGGGGAAGGCCCACCGGTCACGAGGACGACTGGTGGGGGCAGCTGTACGGTGACGCCACCGAGGACACGGGCCCCACAGCGGCGCCCGACTCACTGGACGACCGGTTCGCCTCGGCATCGGGGACGGTGAACCAGCGGTCGGGCTCGGGGGCGGGGGCGTCAGGGACCGGGGTGTCCGGGGCGGGCGCCACGGTTCTGCCGCCGAGGGACGGCGCGCACGACACGGATGCCGCCCCGGGCCCGTCGACCTTCCCGGCGGGTCTGCCGAAGCCGCCGGGATTCACCGTGGAGGCACCCGAAGAGGCACCCGAAGAGGCACCCGAGGAGGCACCCAAGGAGCGCGCGACGCCGGCGAGTGACGACGAGCCCCGGACGGCGACCCAGGTGGACCTCCCCACCCTCCCCCCGGACCCCCTCGACTACGTGGGCAACGGCCCTCCGACCTACGCCCCCGACCCCACCGCCCTCCCACCCGCGGACCCCGACGACCTCGACGACCTGGTCGCCGACACCGTCCTCGACGGCGCCCACTACGGCGCCTGCACCCTCCGGGCCGTCTCCCTGCGCGGGGACTCCGCCCGCTACCGGGGTGAACCGCGCCGCGACTCCCTCCTCACCGCCCGCTTCGGCAGCGGCGACCACGCCCTGGTCCTCGTGGCGATGGCGACCGGCGCCCGGGCCACCCCCAATGCCCACCGCGCCGCCGCCGAGGCCTGTCACTGGATCGGCCGGGCCGTCGGCCGCAGCCATCCGAGGCTCGCGGAGGACATCAGGGCCGCACGGCGCGGCGACCTGAAGTCCGGCCTGCACCGCCTCACCGACCGCAGCCTCGGCAAACTCCGCGCCAGCGCCGCCGAACAGGGCATCGAACCGGAGGAGTACGCGGCGACGCTGCGCTGCCTCCTCCTGCCCGCCGACCCCGAGTGCCGTACACGTGTCTTCTTCGGCGTCGGCGGGGGCGGGCTCTTCCGGCTGCGGGACGGCGAATGGCAGGACATAGAGCCCCGCGTCACCGACGCCGCCGGCGAACCCGTCGTCGGCTTCGGCTCGTTGCCGGCCGAGACGCCCGAGGGCGACCGCCTCACCATGGACCTCGGCATCACCACACCCCCGAGCCCCTACGACCCGGCCCCCGAGACGCCCCGCGAACCCTTCCGCTTCCGCGCCTCGGTGGCCCGCCCGGGAGACACGCTCCTGATGTGCACCGGCGGCCTCGCCGACCCGCTGCGCGGCGAACCCGAACTCGCCGCCCACCTGACCGCACGCTGGTCCGGCCCCGAGCCGCCCGGCCTCGCCGCCTTCCTCGCCGACACCCAGGTCCGGGTCAAGGGGTACGCCGACGACCGTACGGCCGCCGGTGTATGGGAGGCGTAG
- a CDS encoding helix-turn-helix transcriptional regulator: protein MSEVQGDDVREFAALLRRLKERTDRSYGQLARRLNMNTSTLHRYCAGDAVPLDFAPVERFAALCQATPEERLELHRRWILAVAARQRARTASPPAAPNAPSSADSSPAHSASEVPEEPAPAKPAHRPWYRRRRLLVSAAVATALLATLGSLSALPDDDHPRASDSVQGADPTRTTDAGTPRPKSTRSTSPTPTAASSSADASKKSSAKPTESAAKPPKEAGRQEPPAGVPLTWSANSHVWQAGCGHDYVIAKSPEQVPPPPAPQDARTWAATQNAVHGRQTMVEIAVQGRTSTAVVLDALRVRVVGRSAPVEGISYAMDHGCGGALTPRYFDVDLDKDRPIARPVDGNDTGTPIPAMKLPYRVSAEDPEVLLVDAQTESCDCSWYLELDWSSQGRTGTIRIDDHGRPFRTTSVKGLPNYAYDTSARTWVPYT, encoded by the coding sequence ATGTCGGAAGTACAGGGCGACGACGTCCGGGAGTTCGCGGCGTTACTCAGACGTCTGAAGGAGCGCACCGACCGCAGCTACGGTCAGCTGGCCCGCCGCCTGAACATGAACACCTCCACGCTGCACCGCTACTGCGCCGGCGACGCGGTCCCCCTCGACTTCGCGCCCGTGGAGCGCTTCGCCGCCCTGTGCCAGGCGACGCCGGAGGAGCGGCTGGAGCTGCACCGGCGGTGGATCCTGGCGGTGGCGGCACGACAGCGGGCACGGACGGCGAGTCCCCCGGCGGCGCCGAACGCCCCCTCCTCTGCGGACAGTTCCCCGGCCCACTCCGCCTCGGAGGTGCCCGAAGAGCCGGCACCGGCCAAGCCTGCCCACCGCCCCTGGTACCGCCGCCGACGCCTCCTGGTCTCCGCGGCTGTGGCGACGGCACTCCTCGCCACGCTCGGCAGCCTCTCCGCCCTGCCGGACGACGACCACCCGCGGGCGAGCGACTCCGTCCAGGGCGCCGATCCGACCCGTACGACCGACGCGGGCACTCCGCGCCCGAAGTCGACCAGGTCGACGAGCCCCACCCCGACCGCCGCGTCATCCTCGGCCGACGCGTCGAAGAAGTCCTCCGCCAAGCCCACCGAATCCGCCGCCAAGCCCCCCAAGGAAGCCGGCCGGCAGGAACCGCCGGCCGGCGTCCCCCTCACCTGGAGCGCCAACTCCCACGTCTGGCAGGCCGGCTGCGGCCACGACTACGTCATCGCCAAGTCCCCGGAGCAGGTGCCCCCGCCTCCGGCCCCGCAGGACGCCAGGACCTGGGCGGCGACCCAGAACGCGGTGCACGGGCGGCAGACCATGGTGGAGATCGCCGTGCAGGGGCGGACGTCGACGGCCGTCGTCCTGGACGCGCTCCGCGTGCGGGTCGTCGGCCGCTCGGCACCCGTCGAGGGCATCTCGTACGCCATGGACCACGGCTGCGGCGGTGCGCTGACGCCCCGCTACTTCGATGTCGACCTGGACAAGGACCGGCCCATCGCCCGCCCGGTCGACGGCAACGACACGGGCACCCCGATCCCGGCGATGAAGCTGCCGTACCGGGTGTCGGCCGAGGACCCGGAGGTGCTGCTGGTCGACGCGCAGACGGAGAGCTGCGACTGCAGCTGGTACCTCGAACTGGACTGGTCCTCCCAGGGCCGCACCGGCACGATCCGCATCGATGACCACGGCCGCCCGTTCCGTACGACGAGCGTCAAGGGACTGCCGAACTACGCGTACGACACCTCGGCCCGCACGTGGGTGCCGTACACCTGA
- a CDS encoding DUF456 domain-containing protein produces MGVWDLVLVGLVLLLGLCGVLVPGVPGSWLVWAAVMWWALKDPQPVAWWVLVGATVALFLSQVVRWALPPRRLRPNWASRRMTVYAGVGSFLGFFLIPVLGSIPGFMAGVYLEARLRLGRHGEARVALRTAMRAGGSSVLTELFTCQLIAGAWLGAVIWG; encoded by the coding sequence ATGGGAGTGTGGGACCTAGTGCTGGTCGGCCTGGTCCTCCTGCTCGGCCTCTGCGGAGTGCTGGTGCCCGGGGTGCCTGGGTCCTGGCTGGTGTGGGCCGCGGTCATGTGGTGGGCGCTGAAGGACCCCCAGCCGGTCGCGTGGTGGGTGCTCGTCGGGGCCACCGTCGCGCTGTTCCTCTCCCAGGTGGTGCGCTGGGCACTCCCACCCCGCCGGCTGCGCCCGAACTGGGCGAGCCGACGCATGACGGTGTACGCCGGCGTGGGCTCGTTCCTGGGCTTCTTCCTGATCCCCGTGCTCGGCTCGATCCCCGGCTTCATGGCAGGCGTGTACCTGGAGGCACGGCTGCGGCTCGGCCGCCACGGCGAGGCGAGGGTCGCGCTGCGGACGGCGATGCGGGCGGGAGGGTCGAGCGTGCTGACGGAGCTGTTCACGTGCCAGCTGATCGCGGGGGCGTGGCTGGGGGCAGTGATCTGGGGCTGA
- a CDS encoding DNA-3-methyladenine glycosylase 2 family protein: MDEDTRYEAVRSGDARFDGEFFFAVETTGIYCRPSCPAVTPKRRNVRFFATAAAAQGSGFRACRRCRPDAVPGSAEWNVRADVVGRAMRLIGDGIVDREGVAGLAARLGYSARQVQRQLTAELGAGPVALARAQRAHTARVLLQTTELPITEIAFAAGFASVRQFNDTMREVYASTPSELRAAAAPRGGRGARRADTPSAGIPLRLAYRGPYQAGLVFDLLEREAVPGVEDLAGPPGRRTYRRTLRLPHGTAIVAVEERLGGAGRRASAAPRAASLASAPVVDPGTSVLRSAPDAAPGAPDPSAAPATPAASSRAAPACATHPGGWLDARLHLTDPRDLTTAVQRLRRLFDLDADPYAVDERLGADPRLGPLVAARPGLRSPGAADAEELAVRALVGPVEAERLVRRYGKALDAPCGSLTHLFPEPAVLAEAEPDGPLGALTAALADGAVRLDPGADRDEAYDALLGLPGLDARTVAVIRSRALGDPDVGPPGVDAPDSWRPWRSYASQHLRAAGELE, from the coding sequence ATGGACGAAGACACCAGGTACGAAGCGGTCCGCAGTGGGGACGCCCGGTTCGACGGCGAGTTCTTCTTCGCCGTCGAGACCACCGGCATCTACTGCCGCCCCAGCTGCCCGGCCGTCACGCCGAAGCGGCGCAACGTGCGGTTCTTCGCGACGGCCGCAGCCGCGCAGGGCTCGGGCTTCCGGGCCTGCCGGCGGTGCCGTCCGGACGCCGTGCCGGGCTCCGCCGAGTGGAACGTACGGGCCGATGTCGTCGGGCGGGCCATGCGGCTCATCGGCGACGGCATCGTCGACCGGGAGGGCGTCGCCGGGCTCGCCGCGCGGCTGGGATACAGCGCGCGGCAGGTCCAGCGGCAGCTCACCGCCGAGCTCGGCGCCGGTCCGGTCGCGCTGGCCCGGGCCCAGCGGGCGCACACCGCCCGGGTGCTCCTGCAGACCACCGAGCTGCCGATCACCGAGATCGCGTTCGCGGCCGGGTTCGCCAGCGTGCGGCAGTTCAACGACACGATGCGGGAGGTGTACGCGTCCACGCCGAGCGAGCTGCGGGCCGCCGCCGCACCGAGGGGCGGGCGTGGCGCCCGGCGTGCGGACACCCCGTCGGCGGGGATACCGCTACGGCTCGCGTACCGCGGGCCGTACCAGGCCGGCCTCGTCTTCGACCTGCTGGAGCGCGAGGCCGTGCCCGGCGTCGAGGACCTCGCCGGGCCGCCCGGACGCCGGACGTACCGGCGCACCCTCCGGCTGCCGCACGGCACCGCCATCGTGGCGGTGGAGGAGCGGCTGGGCGGCGCCGGGAGGCGGGCATCCGCGGCCCCGAGGGCGGCGTCCCTGGCGTCGGCACCCGTCGTGGATCCCGGCACGTCGGTCCTGCGGTCGGCGCCGGATGCGGCCCCGGGCGCACCGGACCCGTCGGCCGCCCCCGCCACCCCGGCGGCGTCATCCCGGGCCGCCCCCGCCTGCGCCACCCACCCCGGCGGCTGGCTCGACGCCCGCCTCCACCTCACCGACCCGCGCGACCTGACCACCGCCGTGCAGCGGCTGCGGCGCCTGTTCGACCTCGACGCCGATCCGTACGCCGTCGACGAGCGGCTCGGCGCCGATCCCCGGCTCGGCCCCCTGGTCGCCGCCCGGCCGGGGCTGCGGTCGCCCGGTGCCGCCGACGCGGAGGAGCTGGCGGTGCGGGCACTGGTCGGGCCGGTGGAGGCCGAGCGGCTGGTGCGGCGGTACGGCAAGGCGCTCGACGCGCCCTGCGGCAGCCTCACCCACCTGTTCCCCGAACCGGCCGTCCTCGCCGAGGCCGAGCCCGACGGCCCCCTCGGCGCGCTCACCGCCGCCCTCGCCGACGGTGCCGTACGGCTGGACCCGGGCGCCGACCGGGACGAGGCGTACGACGCGCTGCTCGGCCTGCCCGGCCTGGACGCCCGTACCGTCGCCGTCATCCGCAGCCGCGCCCTCGGCGACCCGGACGTCGGCCCGCCCGGCGTCGACGCCCCCGACAGCTGGCGCCCCTGGCGCTCTTACGCCTCGCAACACCTGCGTGCAGCAGGGGAGTTGGAGTAA
- a CDS encoding IS481 family transposase codes for MSHRNARLTVHGRRLLVERVCAGRPVAHVAAEMGISRVTAHKWIRRWRAEGEQGLHDRSSRPMTTPHRTAAAVEARVCRLRQDRKLGPARLGPILGLPASTVHRVLARHGLNRLAFMDRPTGQVIRRYERARPGELVHVDVKKLGRIPDGGGHKTLGRQAGRATRSGMGFDYIHSAVDDHSRLAYSEIHPDEKVATCAGFLTRVAAFFHAHGITRIERVLTDNAWAYRKGLAWKHALAQIGATGKLTRIYRPQTNGKVERFHRTLLEEWAYQRPYTSNDDRTAALDNFLHTYNHHRCHTALGGQPPITRVNNPAGQYT; via the coding sequence GTGTCCCACCGTAATGCCCGGCTGACCGTTCACGGCAGGCGGCTGCTGGTCGAACGTGTCTGCGCCGGTCGCCCGGTCGCCCATGTCGCAGCCGAGATGGGCATCTCCCGCGTCACGGCCCATAAGTGGATCCGCCGCTGGCGGGCCGAGGGCGAGCAGGGGCTGCACGACCGCTCCAGCCGGCCGATGACGACACCGCACCGCACGGCGGCCGCAGTCGAAGCCCGAGTGTGCCGACTGCGCCAGGACCGTAAGCTCGGTCCCGCCCGTCTCGGCCCGATCCTGGGCCTGCCCGCCTCGACCGTGCACCGTGTCCTGGCCCGGCACGGCCTGAACCGGCTGGCGTTCATGGACCGGCCCACCGGGCAGGTCATCCGCCGCTACGAACGCGCCCGCCCCGGCGAGCTGGTCCACGTCGACGTCAAGAAGCTCGGCCGGATCCCGGACGGCGGCGGCCACAAGACGCTGGGCCGTCAGGCCGGCCGGGCCACCCGCAGCGGCATGGGGTTCGACTACATCCATTCCGCCGTCGACGATCACTCCCGCCTCGCCTACAGCGAGATCCACCCCGACGAGAAGGTCGCCACCTGCGCGGGCTTCCTCACCCGCGTGGCCGCGTTCTTCCACGCGCACGGCATCACCCGCATCGAGCGCGTACTCACCGACAACGCCTGGGCCTACCGCAAGGGCCTGGCCTGGAAACACGCCCTCGCCCAGATCGGCGCCACCGGCAAACTGACCCGCATCTACCGGCCCCAGACCAACGGCAAGGTCGAACGCTTCCACCGCACCCTGCTCGAGGAATGGGCCTACCAGCGGCCCTACACCAGCAACGACGACCGCACCGCAGCCCTCGACAACTTCCTGCACACCTACAACCACCACCGCTGCCACACCGCACTCGGCGGCCAGCCACCCATCACCCGCGTCAACAACCCTGCGGGTCAATACACCTAG
- a CDS encoding cellulose-binding domain-containing protein has product MPDLPTPQDASEAALFSECWDAVLSYADLCTAGSAAANQLAAEAFSTGIREAREAETGTFRSAGRRPARLPRIPLLLTAVRTTAAAWEESGQGHKLDPDLRLWLNSDKAARYTGPPLQRPIALRGLRDMQEPDAALLWLSEVEALPLQVVARRLGLDPATVSEELIQVRGLFRDRCHRNHLDTPMDAQCRSYARLLDAVTRSTAADTPDDLSRHLATCVQCAEAAACLRLHGGGLPGALAGGVIGWGGLAYLERRRRAAEVRLGAGRPDPVDADAGPPNSGAHKARVVRNGLLVAAVLVSALALAVSMMPAGPTGDGGTAGGDPSDRQPVADPGFSLPVTAATRPSSGSPEPSESGTKGDDSPGPTNPAPGPQGTTSSTAGEDDPDPSASEPETCSVEYDLVNEWPDGFQATVTVTTERALDDWRVAWSFRDGQKVGQMWDASFAQNGSRVTAEAADYNRTVPADGELAFGFLASWEGKNSPGYDFTLNGHDCA; this is encoded by the coding sequence ATGCCCGACCTGCCGACTCCCCAGGACGCCTCCGAGGCCGCGCTGTTCTCCGAGTGCTGGGACGCCGTGCTGTCGTACGCCGACCTGTGTACGGCCGGCTCCGCCGCTGCCAACCAGCTGGCGGCCGAGGCGTTTTCGACCGGCATACGCGAGGCCCGCGAGGCCGAGACCGGGACCTTCAGAAGTGCGGGCCGCCGCCCGGCCCGCCTGCCCCGAATCCCCCTGCTGCTGACCGCCGTACGCACCACGGCGGCCGCCTGGGAGGAGAGCGGGCAGGGCCACAAGCTCGACCCCGATCTGCGCCTGTGGCTCAACTCCGACAAGGCCGCCCGCTACACCGGGCCCCCGCTGCAGCGCCCGATCGCGCTGCGCGGACTGCGTGACATGCAGGAACCGGACGCGGCCCTGCTGTGGCTGAGCGAGGTGGAGGCGCTGCCGCTGCAGGTGGTGGCCCGCCGGCTCGGCCTCGACCCGGCCACCGTCTCCGAGGAACTCATCCAGGTCCGGGGCCTGTTCAGGGACCGCTGCCACCGCAACCACCTCGACACGCCGATGGACGCGCAGTGCCGCAGCTACGCGCGCCTCCTCGACGCGGTCACCCGCTCCACCGCGGCCGACACCCCGGACGACCTCTCCCGCCACCTCGCGACGTGCGTGCAGTGCGCCGAGGCCGCCGCCTGTCTGCGGCTGCACGGCGGCGGGCTGCCCGGGGCCCTCGCCGGGGGCGTGATCGGCTGGGGCGGTCTCGCCTATCTGGAGCGGCGCCGCAGAGCCGCCGAGGTGCGCCTCGGTGCCGGACGCCCCGACCCGGTGGACGCGGACGCCGGCCCGCCGAACTCCGGTGCGCACAAGGCGCGCGTCGTGCGCAACGGCCTCCTCGTCGCCGCCGTCCTCGTCTCCGCGCTCGCCCTCGCGGTGTCGATGATGCCCGCCGGCCCCACCGGCGACGGCGGCACCGCGGGCGGCGACCCGTCCGACCGCCAGCCGGTGGCCGACCCCGGGTTCTCCCTACCGGTCACAGCCGCCACGCGGCCCTCCTCGGGCTCCCCGGAGCCGTCGGAGAGCGGCACGAAGGGTGACGACTCGCCCGGGCCGACGAACCCCGCCCCGGGACCGCAGGGCACCACGTCGTCCACGGCCGGCGAGGACGACCCGGACCCCTCCGCGAGCGAACCGGAGACCTGCAGCGTCGAGTACGACCTCGTCAACGAATGGCCCGACGGCTTCCAGGCCACCGTCACCGTCACCACCGAACGGGCCCTCGACGACTGGCGCGTCGCCTGGTCCTTCCGGGACGGCCAGAAGGTCGGCCAGATGTGGGACGCGAGCTTCGCCCAGAACGGCTCCCGCGTCACGGCCGAGGCCGCCGACTACAACAGGACGGTTCCCGCCGACGGCGAGCTCGCCTTCGGGTTCCTGGCGTCGTGGGAGGGCAAGAACTCGCCGGGGTACGACTTCACGTTGAACGGGCACGACTGCGCCTGA
- a CDS encoding ATP-binding protein, translating to MEDRAASAGEHAQTPQLRRRLGRADLRAVPEARRALRELLRHWGRPGRSDIAELLTSELVTNALVHTDREAVLTATVGPGGLRVEVRDFVARRPRLRVPNADNGTNGRGLILVQSLADAWGVRSHGVGKAVWFELDAGAV from the coding sequence GTGGAGGACAGGGCCGCGAGCGCCGGGGAACACGCGCAGACGCCTCAGCTCAGGCGCAGACTCGGCAGGGCGGACCTGCGGGCCGTACCGGAGGCACGCAGGGCTCTGCGCGAGCTGTTACGGCACTGGGGCAGGCCCGGACGATCGGACATAGCCGAACTGCTCACCAGCGAGCTCGTGACCAACGCGCTCGTCCACACCGACCGTGAAGCGGTCCTGACGGCGACCGTCGGACCGGGCGGACTCAGAGTGGAGGTGCGGGACTTCGTGGCCCGCAGGCCCAGACTGCGCGTACCGAACGCCGACAACGGTACGAACGGCAGAGGTCTGATCCTGGTGCAGTCCCTCGCGGACGCCTGGGGTGTGCGGTCACATGGCGTGGGGAAGGCGGTGTGGTTCGAACTCGACGCGGGCGCCGTGTGA
- a CDS encoding LuxR family transcriptional regulator yields the protein MLGVIGLDETHESAYRALVSVGAADVPDLARRLTLGEYDTERALRRLERHGLAAQSSARPGRWVAAPPGVALGALLTQQRHELEKAELAAAMLAEEYRAGIAEPAVHDLVEVVIGAAAVSQRFLQLQLGASKEVCALVTGSPVAVTGVENDAEEQAADRGVRYRVVLERSVLDQPHGITELSAALGREEQVRIVDRVPTKLVIADGSLALVPLTSRTSEPAALVVHASGLLELLSGLFESVWREALPVRLGPSGVTEQQPDGPDDTDLEVLSLLLAGLTDASVAKHLDLGLRTVQRRVKRLMELTGVTTRLQLGWHAYERGWVARERHG from the coding sequence ATGCTGGGAGTGATTGGTCTCGACGAGACGCACGAGTCGGCGTACCGGGCCCTGGTGTCCGTGGGCGCGGCCGACGTACCCGATCTCGCTCGGCGGCTCACGCTCGGCGAGTACGACACCGAGCGCGCCCTGCGCCGTCTGGAGCGGCACGGGCTCGCGGCGCAGTCCTCGGCCCGGCCCGGCCGCTGGGTCGCCGCGCCGCCCGGGGTGGCGCTGGGCGCGCTGCTCACCCAGCAGCGCCACGAGCTGGAGAAGGCCGAGCTGGCGGCCGCGATGCTCGCCGAGGAGTACCGGGCGGGGATCGCCGAGCCCGCCGTGCACGACCTGGTCGAGGTGGTGATCGGCGCGGCTGCGGTCTCGCAGCGCTTCCTGCAGCTCCAGCTCGGGGCGAGCAAGGAGGTGTGCGCCCTGGTCACCGGCAGTCCCGTCGCCGTCACCGGCGTGGAGAACGACGCGGAGGAGCAGGCCGCCGACCGAGGCGTCCGCTACCGCGTGGTCCTGGAGCGCTCGGTCCTCGACCAGCCGCACGGCATCACCGAGCTGTCCGCCGCTCTCGGCCGCGAGGAGCAGGTGCGGATCGTGGACCGGGTCCCGACCAAGCTGGTGATCGCCGACGGGTCCCTCGCCCTGGTGCCGCTCACCTCGCGCACGTCGGAGCCGGCCGCCCTGGTCGTCCACGCGAGCGGGCTCCTGGAGCTGCTCTCCGGCCTGTTCGAGTCGGTGTGGCGGGAGGCGCTGCCGGTACGCCTCGGGCCGTCCGGCGTCACCGAGCAGCAGCCGGACGGGCCCGACGACACCGACCTGGAGGTGCTCTCCCTGCTGCTGGCCGGGCTGACCGACGCGAGCGTGGCCAAGCACCTGGACCTGGGGCTGCGGACCGTGCAGCGCCGGGTGAAGCGGCTGATGGAGCTGACCGGGGTGACGACACGGCTGCAGCTGGGGTGGCACGCGTATGAGCGGGGGTGGGTGGCGCGGGAGCGGCACGGGTGA